Proteins encoded together in one Luteimonas fraxinea window:
- a CDS encoding LemA family protein, with translation MTATIIGVLLIATLLAWAVVVFNRLVRLRNQVRTAWADIDVQLMRRHDLVPQLVSAVQAYAGHERATLDAVTALRTRAMGTSDAATLSDLEQSLGDGINRLIALREAYPALAASDNFAQLQTDLVDVEAQLQYARRFYNGAVRDLNDAVQRVPDTFVARLTGIDEAGFFQADDGSRQPVPVELAG, from the coding sequence ATGACGGCCACCATCATCGGCGTGCTGCTGATCGCGACACTGCTGGCGTGGGCGGTCGTGGTGTTCAACCGGTTGGTGCGTCTGCGCAACCAGGTACGGACCGCGTGGGCCGACATCGACGTGCAGCTGATGCGTCGTCACGATCTGGTGCCGCAGCTCGTCAGCGCGGTGCAGGCCTATGCAGGTCACGAACGCGCCACGCTCGATGCGGTGACCGCGCTGCGCACGCGGGCGATGGGTACATCCGATGCCGCGACGCTGTCGGATCTCGAGCAGTCGCTCGGCGACGGCATCAACCGCCTGATCGCGTTGCGGGAGGCTTATCCGGCGCTCGCGGCCAGCGACAATTTCGCGCAGCTGCAGACCGATCTCGTTGATGTCGAAGCGCAGCTGCAGTACGCGCGACGCTTCTACAACGGCGCCGTGCGCGATCTCAACGACGCGGTGCAACGCGTGCCGGACACGTTCGTCGCGCGGCTGACGGGGATCGACGAGGCCGGCTTTTTCCAGGCCGACGACGGCAGCCGGCAACCGGTACCGGTGGAGTTGGCGGGCTGA
- the soxR gene encoding redox-sensitive transcriptional activator SoxR has product MATRARRADEVLSVGELAARSGVAVSALHFYDRQGLIHGGRNAGNQRRYGREVLRRVAIIKVAQRAGIPLASIREALDTLPDGHTPTTADWTRLSRRWRAELDARIDQLTRLRDQLDGCIGCGCLSLKACPLRNPEDVAGARGPGARYLEG; this is encoded by the coding sequence ATGGCGACGCGTGCACGGCGTGCGGATGAGGTGCTCTCGGTCGGCGAACTGGCCGCGCGCAGCGGCGTGGCGGTCTCGGCGCTGCATTTCTACGATCGCCAGGGTCTGATCCACGGCGGCCGCAACGCGGGCAACCAGCGGCGCTATGGTCGCGAGGTGCTGCGGCGCGTGGCGATCATCAAGGTCGCGCAACGTGCCGGCATTCCGCTGGCCTCGATCCGCGAAGCGTTGGACACATTGCCCGACGGGCACACGCCGACCACGGCCGACTGGACGCGGCTGTCGCGCCGCTGGCGCGCGGAACTCGACGCGCGCATCGACCAGCTCACGCGCCTGCGCGACCAGCTCGACGGCTGCATCGGGTGCGGCTGTCTGTCGTTGAAGGCCTGCCCGCTGCGCAATCCCGAGGATGTCGCCGGTGCACGCGGGCCGGGCGCGCGTTACCTGGAAGGCTGA
- a CDS encoding DUF2207 family protein: MRCALLLLACLALPAWAQERILRHDVDVRVLADGRLDVTERIELRAEGRTFRHGLVRDLPVRDRDPYGDVVVTDLEMQDVLRDGRVEPWRIERVGRVLRLRTGDAGHLKVPSQPVYTLHYRTTRQPLFGDTRDALSLDAIGSDQSVPVEQGSVTVTLPRAVAVDTLRAEGITGATGRDFHVSLSAAGTARWTLTQALQPHTGLHVRLAFPKDVIAAPTSRQRALWWLQDNAGLLVALVGLLVLAAYCVLRWRRVRHPQTPGAAPERHEPPTGFSPAGLRYLRRMRYDARSFAADLLASAVDDHLCLHRTPQGARTGWRIERTHAGAHTLPTMEQRAQLTALLPEPDDAVDLRSREQARVAQACKAHELALRKRFVPALFRAHGGSILGALAIALAASVPALWLAWHSPSLPATVLVVILMAPMLLGFALLVRAPTTEGRQLLAHAEGLRRHLAGGAKAGRRHGDAPAMSTLDAARYVRLLPYAVALDVEDAWTKAFAATVGDDKAIEAVAGIAWYRGLVVTDLVRFSRSMGDSLAARIAAVASPNKKKKNVPEPTPPAEPPQPSR, from the coding sequence ATGCGGTGCGCGCTCCTGCTGCTCGCCTGCCTCGCGCTGCCGGCGTGGGCGCAGGAGCGGATCCTGCGTCACGACGTGGACGTGCGCGTACTCGCCGACGGCCGCCTCGATGTCACCGAACGCATCGAACTGCGCGCGGAAGGCCGCACGTTCCGGCATGGCCTGGTCCGCGATCTCCCGGTCCGCGATCGCGATCCGTATGGCGATGTCGTGGTCACCGATCTGGAGATGCAGGACGTGCTGCGCGACGGCCGCGTCGAGCCGTGGCGGATCGAACGGGTCGGCCGCGTGCTGCGTCTGCGCACCGGCGACGCCGGGCATCTGAAGGTGCCGTCGCAGCCGGTCTACACGCTGCATTACCGCACCACGCGGCAACCGCTGTTCGGTGACACGCGTGATGCGCTGTCGCTCGACGCGATCGGCAGTGATCAGTCGGTGCCGGTCGAGCAGGGCTCGGTCACGGTGACCCTGCCGCGGGCCGTCGCGGTCGACACCTTGCGCGCCGAAGGCATCACCGGCGCGACCGGACGCGATTTCCACGTGTCCCTGTCGGCCGCGGGCACCGCGCGTTGGACGCTGACGCAAGCGCTGCAGCCGCACACCGGGCTGCACGTGCGGCTGGCATTTCCCAAGGATGTGATCGCCGCGCCGACGTCGCGTCAGCGCGCCCTGTGGTGGCTGCAGGACAACGCCGGACTGCTGGTCGCGCTGGTCGGACTGCTGGTGCTGGCGGCGTACTGCGTGCTGCGCTGGCGGCGCGTCCGCCATCCGCAGACGCCGGGCGCCGCACCCGAGCGCCACGAACCACCGACCGGCTTTTCGCCTGCAGGCCTGCGTTACCTGCGCCGCATGCGCTACGACGCGCGCAGCTTCGCAGCCGACCTGCTGGCCAGCGCGGTCGACGATCATCTGTGCCTCCATCGCACACCGCAGGGCGCGCGCACCGGCTGGCGGATCGAACGTACGCACGCAGGCGCACACACGTTGCCGACGATGGAACAGCGCGCGCAGCTGACCGCGCTGCTGCCGGAACCCGATGACGCGGTGGACCTGCGCAGCCGCGAGCAGGCGCGGGTCGCGCAGGCCTGCAAGGCCCACGAACTCGCCCTGCGCAAACGCTTCGTGCCGGCGCTGTTCCGCGCGCATGGCGGCAGCATTCTCGGCGCGCTGGCGATCGCGCTCGCGGCTTCGGTGCCGGCCCTGTGGCTCGCGTGGCACTCGCCTTCGCTGCCGGCGACGGTGCTGGTGGTCATATTGATGGCGCCGATGCTGCTCGGGTTCGCGCTGCTGGTGCGTGCGCCCACGACCGAAGGGCGACAGCTGCTAGCGCACGCGGAAGGTCTGCGCCGTCATCTGGCCGGCGGCGCGAAGGCGGGACGCCGTCACGGTGATGCGCCCGCGATGTCCACCCTCGACGCCGCGCGCTACGTGCGGCTGTTGCCGTACGCGGTGGCGCTCGATGTCGAAGATGCGTGGACGAAAGCCTTTGCCGCGACGGTCGGCGACGACAAGGCGATCGAAGCGGTCGCCGGCATTGCCTGGTATCGCGGCCTCGTAGTCACCGATCTGGTGCGTTTCAGCCGCTCGATGGGCGACAGCCTCGCCGCGCGGATCGCAGCGGTCGCAAGTCCGAACAAGAAGAAAAAGAACGTACCGGAACCGACGCCTCCCGCCGAGCCGCCTCAGCCTTCCAGGTAA